TAGAAGTTAGACCGAATTTAGATAGTTCATTCTTAAGTTTTTCTAGCAACATTTCATAATCGTATGATTTTGACTCTAACGTGGAATCTAATAATGAATTAGTCTCGCTTGTCATATGAATAACAGACTAATCTAGTAGATCCTCTTTAGAGATCTGCATGTATTAGTTAATTACATACAAGAAAAATAGGATAAAACGTGCTTTGTTTTAATTATTTATTCTCTAACTTCTTCTGCCATTCGTATTACCGCATCTGTAATCTTTGAAAATTGTACCTGAGTCTCTACATCCATACTGTCTTTAGATTTTGTTCTTATTATTTTCATCATTGTTTTTATGATGAATGTTGGCTCTAAGTTGGAGTTTTCTAGTGAAAATCCTCTTATTAGATCATTTCTTTGAGAAACCTCGCATTGTTTTTGTGTAGTTATTCTTAACATTGTTATTTTTTATTTAGAGTACTTTAGATAAAAGGTTGTTCTGCCAAAATTGGAAATATGTTTACTACATATACAGCATTCTGTAATAAAAAAAAATAACATGTTGTATTTTAGATTAAAATTTTATATTATATTTATAACTAATTATATTATTAAAAATATAAAAATAATTTTAAATGTTAAATTGTTTTTTGATGTTTGTATAATGCATAAGTAATTATCATGTATCCACTATACCAAAATAAATTGACCGGATGTGTTAGTGTGTATTGATTAAACGTATCAAGATAAGAATACCACACATCACCAAAAGTCAAGAGTATTACACCTATTAACAAAACAAGCCAAGAAACCCCTAAAACACCTTGTCGGAACACTCTAGCTCCTAGCATGGTGCCAGACAAAATCGAAGAACCCAAGATTACATAAATCAATCCACTATAGAAACCAAAATTAGCCTCACCTTGTTTTTGAAATGAAATTATGGAATAAACTAATGTAATGACAATTGGGATAGCAATTACCCATGATTTGGTGAGGGTACCAATTTTTGGCTTGAAAAATCTTATATTTAATATTAAATGTGCCATAATTAACGGATAAAATGCGTAGAAGAATAGATCTGCAGCTGTAAAAGTTGTATCATAACCTAATACATCATACATGCCATAAACAGCTTCTCCAATAAAATTCATGGCAAATCCTATAGTTAAAACAAGATATGATTTTCCAAATACACGTGACCCCCAATATCTTTTTACTACAAAAAATGCAGCAATTGAAGAAATTAATGGATTAATGACAGAAATGACGTCAATTAGATGTGCAGCATCGTCTGGATTTGGAAAAGCTGCATATAGATATATTTGAAATGCACCCACTATTCCAAAAATTACTAATAATAACTTTGGATCAATTGGACTGCTAATCTTTTCTGGTACTATACCGGGTTTTTCAGAATTCTTTCTCCAATGCAACATTGAAGAGTTACCTGCATTGTACTACTTGAATTACAGAGCTTTTTTCTATTGACTCTTTTGCAAGCAAAACCTTGACAACTACCTTGTTTTTTTCTATATTGATTGTCACATTTTCAAATATAGATTTGTATTTGCTTACCTTTTTCCCATCATGGGTAGTAACATAACCATTAACTGCCAGTAAACCATTGTCAATTAGTGCATTTACTTTTCTATAACCCGATGTTTGCGGTATTTTTGCAATTTCAAGAATTTCAGAAATAATTCTTGATTCCCCTAAAACAACATTCAAAATGTTTTTCTTATCTTCATCTCCGAATGACTCTAGGATCAATTTGGCAAGGGATGGATCTTCTATTGCAACCCAATTGATGTCTTGTGTCTTTGATTGTTCTAATGTAACAACATTCTCTAAAAATTGCCTCTCTAACCCTT
This genomic stretch from Nitrosopumilaceae archaeon harbors:
- a CDS encoding histidine kinase, whose product is MLHWRKNSEKPGIVPEKISSPIDPKLLLVIFGIVGAFQIYLYAAFPNPDDAAHLIDVISVINPLISSIAAFFVVKRYWGSRVFGKSYLVLTIGFAMNFIGEAVYGMYDVLGYDTTFTAADLFFYAFYPLIMAHLILNIRFFKPKIGTLTKSWVIAIPIVITLVYSIISFQKQGEANFGFYSGLIYVILGSSILSGTMLGARVFRQGVLGVSWLVLLIGVILLTFGDVWYSYLDTFNQYTLTHPVNLFWYSGYMIITYALYKHQKTI
- a CDS encoding transcriptional regulator gives rise to the protein MSGLDSLIARSLDSTIKENLGKKTLQKVEDRLFEKYGINLTQAIGDFTKLDTVLREFFGEGAEGLERQFLENVVTLEQSKTQDINWVAIEDPSLAKLILESFGDEDKKNILNVVLGESRIISEILEIAKIPQTSGYRKVNALIDNGLLAVNGYVTTHDGKKVSKYKSIFENVTINIEKNKVVVKVLLAKESIEKSSVIQVVQCR